The Actinotalea sp. JY-7876 sequence GCGCGTGGCGCCAGGTCTCGGTGACCGCGATGGAGTGCCTGGGCAGCTCGTGCGCGATGCTCGAGCAGTGCTTCCCGGAGCGGGCGCGCCGGGCATCGCGCGAGGCCGACGTCGTGGTGACGAACCACGCGATGCTCGGGATCGCGGCGGGCGGGTCGCCGAACGTCCTGCCCGAGCACGACGTCCTGGTGGTCGACGAGGCGCACGAGCTCATCGACCGGGTCACGGCGCAGGCCACGGCCGAGCTGTCCGCCGCCACGGTCGAGCACGCCGCGCGGCTGGCACGGCGCCACGGCGGCGTGCCCACGACGGATCTCGACGTCGCGGGCCAGGACCTCGGTGCCGCGCTCGCGGAGGCACCCGAGGGTCGCTTCCGGGGTGGGCTCCCGCCGGACCTCGCCGCGTCCGTCGCCGCGGTCCGCGATGCCGCCCGCGCCCTGCTCACGCTGCTCAAGCCCGAGCCGGGCACGACGGCGCCGTCGGCCGAGGGCGGACGCAAGATGGCCGCGTCCGCGGTGCTCACCGTCTTCGAGATCGCTGAGCGGATGACGGGCGACCCGGTACGCGACGGTCGGGACGTGGTGTGGTGCGCGCGCGGCGGGGAGGGCTGGGGCCGCTCCGCCGGGGTCTCCCGGCTGCACGCAGCGCCCCTGGCCGTGGCGGGTCTCGTGCGCTCCAACCTCCTCGCCGGCCGGACCGCCGTGCTCACCTCCGCCACGCTCACGCTCGGCGGCAGCTTCGTGCCGCTCGCGCGCTCCGTGGGGCTCGACGCCGCCCCGGGCGACGCCGCGTCCGACGCCGCACCCGCCGCGCCCGTCGCCGGCACCGCGGCCGGCGCCGACGCGGTCCGGCGCGGCACCGAGCCGGCCGCGCCGGAGGTCGCGGAGGACGTCGCGCCGGATGCCGCACGCGCGGCGGCGACGACGCCCGGGCCGATGCGCTGGCACGGGGTCGACGTCGGCAGCCCGTTCGACTACCCGCGCGCGGGGATCCTCTACGTCGCCCGGCACCTGCCGGCCCCGGGGCGCGAGCCCACGACCGACGCCCAGCTCGACGAGATCGCCTCGCTCGTCACCGCGGCCGGCGGCGCGACGCTCGGCCTGTTCTCCTCGCGCCGGGCCGCGGTGGCGGCCGCGGAGGCGATGCGCGAGCGCCTCGACGTCCCGGTCCTGTGCCAGGGCGACGACCAGCTGCCGACGCTCGTCGAGCGGTTCACGCAGGACGACGCGACGTGCCTGTTCGGCACCCTCTCGCTCTGGCAGGGGGTCGACGTCCCGGGCCCGACGTGCCGCCTGGTGCTGATCGACCGCATCCCGTTCCCGCGCCCGGACGACCCGGTGCGCTCCGCGCGCACCGAGGCGGTCGAGCGTGGCGGCGGCAACGGCTTCATGGCGGTCTCCGCGACGCACGCCGCCCTGCTGCTGGCGCAGGGCGCGGGGCGCCTCGTGCGGACCGACGCCGACCGCGGGGTGGTGGCAGTGCTCGACCCGCGGCTGGCGACGGCGCGCTACGGGCAGTTCCTGTCCCGGACCATGCCGCCCTTCTGGCAGACCACCGACGGCGGCGTCGCGCGCGCGGCGCTGGCCCGGCTCGCCGCACAGGCCGGCGGGCCGGCGATCACCCGGGGGCCGGACGCCGCCCCGTAGGGTGGCAGGCACGACCCGACGAACGAGAGGCGACGGCTCATGGCGGACGTGGCAGGACGTGTCGAGCACGAGCACGACGACATGG is a genomic window containing:
- a CDS encoding ATP-dependent DNA helicase, coding for MSAAPRPAAEPSSAAAQEDTSLLLDRAVAALGGRRRDGQHDMARAVARSLDSGEHLLVQAGTGTGKSLGYLVPAVRHAVLADERVIVSTATLALQRQVMTRDLPLVADAVAPHLPRAPRIALLKGWHNYLCLQKVAGGYPQDEPGTLFDALGEAPGAADHPAAGTDGAARPGPGDLGRQVLRLREWAEETATGDRDDLVPGVPDRAWRQVSVTAMECLGSSCAMLEQCFPERARRASREADVVVTNHAMLGIAAGGSPNVLPEHDVLVVDEAHELIDRVTAQATAELSAATVEHAARLARRHGGVPTTDLDVAGQDLGAALAEAPEGRFRGGLPPDLAASVAAVRDAARALLTLLKPEPGTTAPSAEGGRKMAASAVLTVFEIAERMTGDPVRDGRDVVWCARGGEGWGRSAGVSRLHAAPLAVAGLVRSNLLAGRTAVLTSATLTLGGSFVPLARSVGLDAAPGDAASDAAPAAPVAGTAAGADAVRRGTEPAAPEVAEDVAPDAARAAATTPGPMRWHGVDVGSPFDYPRAGILYVARHLPAPGREPTTDAQLDEIASLVTAAGGATLGLFSSRRAAVAAAEAMRERLDVPVLCQGDDQLPTLVERFTQDDATCLFGTLSLWQGVDVPGPTCRLVLIDRIPFPRPDDPVRSARTEAVERGGGNGFMAVSATHAALLLAQGAGRLVRTDADRGVVAVLDPRLATARYGQFLSRTMPPFWQTTDGGVARAALARLAAQAGGPAITRGPDAAP